The Bacillota bacterium DNA segment GTATCCGCCCGCCGCACAACCGCCCCGCAGGGCCACAACCAGGCCCCGGCAGGCGGCAGGCCCCGCTCCGCGCCTCAGCGCCTCCGGCCCTCCCGGAGCAGCGCCATCCGCAGAAGCTGCGCCAGCGCCACGGCCAGAGCCGCCACGTACGTCAGGGCGGCGGCGTTCAGCACCTCGCGGGCGCCCCGCACCTCGTCATCCGTGCGCAGGTATCCCCCCGCCTGCAGTTCGGCCAGGGCCCGGCGGCTGGCGTCATACTCCACGGGCAGCGTGAGAACCGCGAAGGCCACCACGCCGAGCATCAGGAACAGCCCCAGGTCCAGGAGCGGCCCCCAACCAAAGATCAGCCCGAGGAAGAACAGGGGCACTGCGGCCTGGGACCCGAACCCCACAGCGGGGGCCAAGCTGTTGCGTACGGCCAGCGGCCGGTAGCCCACGGCGTGCTGAATCGCGTGCCC contains these protein-coding regions:
- a CDS encoding zinc metallopeptidase; protein product: MFWTSGDVGLVVFVLPALVFSFWAQARVRAAFERYSRVGPSGGKTGAQVAAEVLRRAGLTEVGVLQVSGELTDHYDPRQRVVCLSPAVYGSASLAALGVAAHEAGHAIQHAVGYRPLAVRNSLAPAVGFGSQAAVPLFFLGLIFGWGPLLDLGLFLMLGVVAFAVLTLPVEYDASRRALAELQAGGYLRTDDEVRGAREVLNAAALTYVAALAVALAQLLRMALLREGRRR